The following are encoded together in the Gasterosteus aculeatus chromosome 7, fGasAcu3.hap1.1, whole genome shotgun sequence genome:
- the LOC120822279 gene encoding acidic leucine-rich nuclear phosphoprotein 32 family member D isoform X1: MDMKKRVSLELRHRSPTEVQELVLDNCRSGEGKIEGITEEFSNLELLSLINVGLTSVADIPKLDKLKKLELSDNRISGGLEVLAERLVNLTHLNLSGNKFKDISTLEPLKKLPQLKSLDLFNCEVTNLADYRESIFKLLPQLTYLDGYDIDDCEASDSDGEGDGVEDEDEEGLEGESEDFDEEEEEDEEDVVAEEDDSADDSADEEEGEVNGDLDSEDEEDEDDDDDVVVLSSADEDSSPAKGEKRKRDPEDEEDEEEDD; encoded by the exons ATGGACATGAAGAAGAGAGTCTCCTTAGAACTAAGACACCGGTCGCCGACAGAA GTCCAGGAGCTCGTTCTGGACAACTGTCGCTCCGGAGAAGGAAAGATCGAAGGAATCACAGAAGAGTTCTCCAACCTCGAGCTGCTCAGCCTCATCAACGTCGGCCTGACCAGCGTAGCAGACATCCCCAAACTGGACAAACTCAAGAAG tTGGAGTTGAGTGACAACAGGATATCGGGCGGTCTGGAGGTCCTGGCGGAGCGGCTGGTGAACCTGACGCACCTCAACCTCAGCGGGAACAAGTTCAAAGACATCAGCACCCTGGAGCCGCTG AAAAAGTTGCCCCAGCTGAAGAGCCTCGACCTGTTTAACTGCGAGGTGACCAACCTGGCCGACTACAGGGAGTCCATCTTTAAGCTCCTCCCCCAGCTCACCTACCTGGACGGCTACGACATCGACGACTGCGAGGCGTCCGACTcggacggggagggggacggcgtggaggacgaggacgaggagggttTGG AGGGGGAGTCGGAGGACtttgacgaagaggaggaggaagacgaggaggacgtCGTGGCCGAAGAGGACGACAGCGCCGACGACAGCGCTGATGAAGAG gagggagaagTGAACGGAGACCTGGACAGCGAAGAcgaggaagatgaagacgacgatgacgacg ttgttgttttgtcttctgcAGACGAGGACTCGTCTCCGgccaaaggagagaagaggaagagggaccctgaggatgaggaggacgaggaggaagatgatTAA
- the LOC120822279 gene encoding acidic leucine-rich nuclear phosphoprotein 32 family member D isoform X2, with protein MDMKKRVSLELRHRSPTEVQELVLDNCRSGEGKIEGITEEFSNLELLSLINVGLTSVADIPKLDKLKKLELSDNRISGGLEVLAERLVNLTHLNLSGNKFKDISTLEPLKKLPQLKSLDLFNCEVTNLADYRESIFKLLPQLTYLDGYDIDDCEASDSDGEGDGVEDEDEEGLEGESEDFDEEEEEDEEDVVAEEDDSADDSADEEEGEVNGDLDSEDEEDEDDDDDDEDSSPAKGEKRKRDPEDEEDEEEDD; from the exons ATGGACATGAAGAAGAGAGTCTCCTTAGAACTAAGACACCGGTCGCCGACAGAA GTCCAGGAGCTCGTTCTGGACAACTGTCGCTCCGGAGAAGGAAAGATCGAAGGAATCACAGAAGAGTTCTCCAACCTCGAGCTGCTCAGCCTCATCAACGTCGGCCTGACCAGCGTAGCAGACATCCCCAAACTGGACAAACTCAAGAAG tTGGAGTTGAGTGACAACAGGATATCGGGCGGTCTGGAGGTCCTGGCGGAGCGGCTGGTGAACCTGACGCACCTCAACCTCAGCGGGAACAAGTTCAAAGACATCAGCACCCTGGAGCCGCTG AAAAAGTTGCCCCAGCTGAAGAGCCTCGACCTGTTTAACTGCGAGGTGACCAACCTGGCCGACTACAGGGAGTCCATCTTTAAGCTCCTCCCCCAGCTCACCTACCTGGACGGCTACGACATCGACGACTGCGAGGCGTCCGACTcggacggggagggggacggcgtggaggacgaggacgaggagggttTGG AGGGGGAGTCGGAGGACtttgacgaagaggaggaggaagacgaggaggacgtCGTGGCCGAAGAGGACGACAGCGCCGACGACAGCGCTGATGAAGAG gagggagaagTGAACGGAGACCTGGACAGCGAAGAcgaggaagatgaagacgacgatgacgacg ACGAGGACTCGTCTCCGgccaaaggagagaagaggaagagggaccctgaggatgaggaggacgaggaggaagatgatTAA
- the sh3gl2b gene encoding SH3 domain containing GRB2 like 2b, endophilin A1: MSVAGFKKQFHKATQKVSEKVGGAEGTKLDDDFKEMEKKVDVTSRAVLDIMTKTTEYLQPNPASRAKLSMINTMSKIRGQDKGPGYPQAESVLGDAMLRFGRELGDESSFGLALIDASEAMKELGEVKDALDMEVKQNFIDPLQNLHDKDLKEIQHHLKKMEGRRLDFDYKKKRQGKVQDDEIKQALEKFDESKEVAEQSMFNLLESDIEQVSQLAALVQAQLEYHSRSAEILQQLSSKMEDRIKEVSAKPRKEYAPKPRMTLELLPPSESHNGGIHSAKSPGRSPAPLDQPCCRALYDFEPENEGELGFKEGDVVTLTNQIDDNWYEGMINGQSGFFPINYVDILVPLPR, from the exons ATGTCTGTCGCGGGGTTCAAGAAGCAGTTCCATAAAGCCACTCAG AAAGTCAGTGAGAAGgttggaggagcagaaggaacCAAGCTAGACGATGACTTTAAGGAAATGGAAAAG AAGGTGGACGTCACCAGCAGAGCGGTGTTGGACATCATGACCAAAACCACAGAGTACCTTCAACCTAACCCAG CGTCCAGAGCCAAGCTGAGTATGATCAACACCATGTCCAAGATCCGCGGGCAGGACAAGGGGCCTGGGTACCCGCAGGCCGAGAGCGTCCTGGGAGACGCCATGTTGCGGTTCGGACGGGAGCTCGGGGACGAGTCCAGCTTCG GCCTGGCACTGATTGATGCCAGCGAAGCGATGAAGGAGCTCGGCGAGGTGAAGGACGCTCTGGACATGGAGGTCAAACAGAACTTCATCGACCCGCTGCAGAACCTCCACGACAAAGACCTAAAGGAGATACAG CACCACCTGAAGAAGATGGAGGGCCGCCGCCTGGACTTCGACTACAAGAAGAAGCGGCAGGGAAAAGTCCAGGATGACGAAATCAAGCAGGCGCTGGAGAAGTTCGACGAGAGCAAAGAGGTGGCCGAGCAGAGCATGTTCAACCTGCTGGAGAGCGAC atcGAGCAGGTGAGCCAGCTGGCAGCGTTGGTTCAAGCTCAGCTGGAATACCACAGCCGCTCTGCTGAGATCCTCCAACAGCTCTCCAGCAAGATGGAGGACAG GATAAAAGAAGTGTCCGCTAAGCCCAGGAAGGAGTACGCCCCCAAACCCAGAATGACCCTGGAGCTGCTGCCGCCCAGCGAGAGCCACAACGGGGGCATCCACTCTGCCAAATCGCCCGGAAGATCACCAG CCCCCCTGGACCAGCCCTGTTGCCGAGCGCTCTACGACTTTGAACCGGAGAACGAAGGCGAGCTGGGCTTCAAGGAGGGCGACGTCGTCACCCTGACCAATCAGATCGATGACAACTGGTACGAGGGCATGATCAACGGCCAGTCGGGCTTCTTCCCCATCAACTACGTGGATATCCTGGTGCCGCTTCCTCGTTAG